One stretch of Gambusia affinis linkage group LG05, SWU_Gaff_1.0, whole genome shotgun sequence DNA includes these proteins:
- the tent5aa gene encoding terminal nucleotidyltransferase 5A has translation MSEDDSSSCCCSSPGGGVCDADANGVSVLSWEQVQRLDAILTEIIPIHGRGNFPTLEMQPRQIVKVVRSRMEEKQIHVRDVRLNGSAASHVLHEDSGLGYKDLDLIFCADMKGESEFQTVKDIVLDCLLDFLPDCVNKEKITPLTLKEAYVQKMVKVNNDSDRWSLISLSNNRGKNVELKFVDSLRRQFEFSVDSFQIKLDSLLLFYECSENPMSETFHPTIVGESVYGDFGEALDHLRHKIICTRNPEEIRGGGLLKYCHLLVRGFRPASESEMKSLQRYMCSRFFIDFPDIGEQQRKLESYLQNHFVGLEDRKYDYLVTLHGVVNESTVCLMGHERRQTLGLIAMLAVRVLAEQNVIPNVANVTCYYQPAPYVADGNFSNYYIAQVQPVFACQQPAYSTWLPCN, from the exons ATGTCCGAGGacgacagcagcagctgctgctgctccagccCCGGCGGCGGGGTGTGCGACGCGGACGCCAACGGCGTCAGCGTCCTCAGCTGGGAGCAAGTGCAGCGGCTGGACGCCATCCTCACGGAGATCATCCCGATCCACGGCCGGGGGAACTTCCCCACGCTGGAGATGCAGCCGCGGCAGATCGTCAAGGTGGTGCGGAGCCGGATGGAGGAGAAGCAGATCCACGTGCGGGACGTCCGGCTGAACGGCTCCGCGGCCAGCCACGTCCTGCACGAGGACAGCGGGCTGGGCTACAAGGACCTGGACCTCATATTCTGCGCTGACATGAAGGGCGAGAGCGAGTTCCAGACTGTAAAGGACATCGTTTTGGATTGCCTCCTGGATTTTTTACCCGACTGTgtgaacaaagagaaaataaccCCGTTGACTCTGAAG GAAGCCTACGTGCAAAAGATGGTGAAGGTGAACAACGACTCGGACCGCTGGAGCCTCATCTCTCTCTCCAACAACCGGGGGAAGAACGTGGAGCTGAAGTTCGTGGATTCCCTCCGGCGGCAGTTTGAGTTCAGCGTGGACTCCTTCCAGATCAAGCTGGACTCCTTGCTTCTGTTCTACGAGTGCTCTGAAAACCCCATGTCCGAGACCTTCCACCCCACCATCGTGGGCGAGAGCGTCTACGGCGACTTCGGCGAGGCCCTGGATCACCTGCGCCACAAGATCATCTGCACCAGGAACCCAGAAGAGATCCGAGGCGGGGGCCTCCTCAAGTACTGTCACCTGCTGGTGAGGGGTTTCCGGCCAGCGTCGGAGTCCGAGATGAAGTCTCTGCAGCGCTACATGTGCTCTCGCTTCTTCATCGACTTCCCCGACATTGGAGAGCAGCAGCGCAAGCTGGAGTCCTACCTTCAGAACCACTTTGTAGGGCTGGAGGACCGCAAGTACGACTACCTGGTGACCCTCCACGGAGTGGTCAACGAGAGCACCGTGTGCCTGATGGGACATGAGAGGAGGCAGACCCTCGGACTCATAGCCATGCTGGCGGTGCGAGTCCTCGCAGAGCAGAACGTCATCCCGAACGTGGCTAATGTGACGTGTTACTACCAGCCTGCTCCTTATGTGGCAGACGGTAACTTCAGTAACTACTACATAGCGCAGGTGCAGCCGGTGTTTGCCTGCCAGCAGCCTGCGTACTCCACATGGCTGCCCTGTAACTGA